One Microbacterium keratanolyticum DNA window includes the following coding sequences:
- a CDS encoding phosphotransferase: MTSRLSDVQRRWVDGRLPDAVIVADLSWDLVDSIVLRVRGCNGDVIVKAGGPRNHHILRELSAHPRHTAPLTDTGHAARLLDGDPDLRVMLLEYLPGVLVEKSVAERDPRIYERAGVLLRALDWLQQPHRIAPETVQQVRQILENAPRRTVRTVPTHGDWQPRNWLIDGDTVRVIDFGRFAFRTRSSDLARLAAQQWRDDPSLEEAFLDGYGGDPREPEQWRLERLREAVGTACYAVQVGESGFEEQGHRMLADALAAF; encoded by the coding sequence ATGACTTCCCGGCTCTCCGACGTTCAGCGACGCTGGGTGGACGGTCGACTCCCGGATGCTGTGATCGTTGCGGATCTGTCCTGGGACCTCGTCGACTCGATCGTTCTGCGCGTGCGTGGATGCAACGGGGATGTGATCGTGAAAGCGGGTGGCCCGCGCAACCATCACATCCTGCGAGAGCTTTCCGCGCATCCCCGGCACACCGCGCCGCTGACGGACACAGGACACGCGGCGCGTCTGCTCGATGGCGACCCTGATCTGCGCGTGATGCTGCTCGAGTATCTGCCAGGAGTGCTGGTAGAGAAGTCAGTTGCCGAGCGCGATCCGCGGATCTACGAGCGTGCGGGTGTGCTGCTGCGAGCGCTGGACTGGCTGCAGCAGCCGCATCGGATCGCACCCGAGACCGTGCAGCAGGTACGACAGATTCTCGAGAATGCTCCGAGGCGAACGGTGCGAACCGTGCCGACGCACGGCGACTGGCAGCCTCGCAACTGGCTGATCGACGGCGACACCGTGCGTGTGATCGACTTCGGCCGCTTCGCCTTCCGCACGCGTTCCAGCGACCTCGCAAGACTCGCCGCTCAGCAATGGCGCGACGATCCTTCACTGGAGGAGGCGTTCCTGGACGGCTACGGAGGGGATCCACGCGAACCCGAGCAGTGGCGGCTGGAAAGGCTCCGCGAGGCCGTCGGCACCGCGTGCTACGCCGTGCAGGTGGGGGAGAGTGGCTTCGAGGAGCAGGGACACCGGATGCTCGCGGATGCGCTGGCCGCCTTCTGA
- the pyk gene encoding pyruvate kinase has product MRRAKIVATLGPATSTYESVRAIIDAGVDVARLNLSHGDYSVHEANYANVRRAADDAGRAVAILVDLQGPKIRLGKFEDGPYELAAGDIFKITTEEIIGNREICGTTFKGLPQDVKPGDFLLIDDGKVRVEVVETDGTVVTTRVVVAGAVSNNKGINLPGVAVNVPALSEKDEDDLRWGLRIGADVIALSFVRNAEDVKRVHEIMAEEGVRIPVIAKIEKPQAVEALEGIVDAFDGIMVARGDLGVELPLEAVPIVQKRAVELARRNAKPVIVATQMLESMISSPVPTRAETSDVANAVLDGADAVMLSGETSVGDYPIIVVETMARIIESTEEHGLERIQPLTTKPRTQGGAITLAALEVAEFVEAKFLCVFTQSGDSARRLSRLRSRIPMLAFTPEPNIRRRMALTWGINSTLVEAVQHTDLMFLQVDDYLLKSGLAKEGDKVVVISGSPPGIVGSTNDIRVHKVGDAVNGAAPIYKAGV; this is encoded by the coding sequence TTGAGACGCGCGAAAATCGTCGCCACCCTTGGCCCGGCAACGTCGACCTACGAGTCGGTGCGAGCCATCATCGACGCCGGGGTGGATGTCGCCCGCTTGAACCTCAGCCACGGGGACTACTCCGTGCACGAGGCCAACTACGCGAACGTCCGCCGTGCGGCTGACGACGCCGGTCGGGCAGTGGCGATTCTCGTCGACCTGCAAGGCCCGAAGATTCGCCTCGGCAAGTTCGAGGACGGTCCTTACGAGCTCGCCGCAGGTGACATCTTCAAGATCACGACGGAAGAGATCATCGGCAACCGCGAGATCTGCGGGACGACGTTCAAGGGCCTGCCCCAGGACGTCAAGCCGGGCGACTTCCTGCTGATCGACGACGGCAAGGTCCGCGTCGAGGTCGTCGAGACGGATGGCACGGTCGTGACCACCCGTGTCGTCGTCGCAGGTGCGGTGTCGAACAACAAGGGCATCAACCTGCCTGGCGTGGCCGTCAACGTTCCCGCGCTGAGCGAGAAGGACGAAGACGATCTTCGTTGGGGCCTGCGTATCGGTGCAGACGTGATTGCGCTCTCGTTCGTGCGCAACGCGGAAGACGTGAAGCGCGTCCACGAGATCATGGCCGAAGAGGGTGTGCGCATCCCCGTCATCGCCAAGATCGAGAAGCCGCAGGCCGTTGAGGCGCTGGAAGGCATCGTCGACGCATTCGACGGCATCATGGTCGCCCGCGGCGACCTCGGAGTCGAGCTGCCGCTCGAGGCCGTGCCGATCGTCCAGAAGCGCGCTGTCGAGCTCGCTCGCCGCAACGCGAAGCCCGTGATCGTGGCGACGCAGATGCTCGAGTCGATGATCAGCAGCCCGGTGCCCACCCGCGCCGAGACGTCCGACGTCGCGAACGCAGTGCTCGATGGCGCGGACGCGGTCATGCTCTCGGGCGAGACCAGCGTCGGCGACTACCCGATCATCGTGGTCGAGACGATGGCACGCATCATCGAGTCGACCGAAGAGCACGGCCTGGAGCGCATCCAGCCGCTGACGACCAAGCCCCGCACGCAGGGCGGTGCGATCACCCTCGCAGCGCTCGAGGTCGCGGAGTTCGTCGAGGCGAAGTTCCTCTGCGTGTTCACGCAGTCGGGCGACTCGGCTCGCCGCCTCTCGCGTCTGCGCTCGCGCATCCCGATGCTCGCGTTCACGCCGGAGCCGAACATCCGTCGTCGCATGGCGCTCACCTGGGGCATCAACTCGACGCTCGTCGAGGCCGTGCAGCACACCGACCTCATGTTCCTGCAGGTGGACGACTACCTCCTGAAGTCCGGACTGGCGAAGGAAGGGGACAAGGTCGTCGTGATCTCCGGTTCCCCTCCCGGAATCGTCGGCTCGACGAACGACATCCGTGTGCACAAGGTGGGCGACGCCGTCAACGGCGCAGCACCCATCTACAAGGCCGGCGTCTGA
- a CDS encoding helix-turn-helix domain-containing protein, whose product MIAVPTIEDLLEQYPAVCSAEQAAEILNMTPRVLADLTRARGIGAVKTGRSWSYPKISIIEWLNANTIVVATAEEPALTPLEELAAVARTATPKPPLQDELDNAWGRRRRGQRRTTALAS is encoded by the coding sequence ATGATTGCTGTCCCCACCATCGAAGACCTCCTCGAGCAGTACCCCGCCGTCTGCAGCGCGGAGCAGGCAGCCGAGATCCTGAACATGACCCCGCGCGTCCTCGCAGACCTGACGCGAGCTCGCGGCATCGGCGCCGTGAAGACTGGGCGCTCCTGGTCGTACCCGAAGATCTCCATCATCGAATGGCTGAACGCGAACACGATTGTCGTCGCGACGGCCGAGGAGCCGGCACTCACGCCGCTCGAAGAGCTGGCCGCTGTCGCACGCACTGCAACGCCGAAGCCTCCCCTTCAGGACGAGCTGGACAACGCCTGGGGTCGCCGCCGCCGTGGTCAGCGTCGCACCACGGCACTCGCTTCGTAG
- a CDS encoding glutamate synthase subunit beta → MADPKGFMKTTERELPARRPVPVRILDWKEVYQPGDSAVLRRQASRCMDCGVPFCHQGCPLGNLIPEWNDLTWRGEGRAAIERLHATNNFPEFTGRLCPAPCESACVLGINQPAVTIKQIEVSIIDEAFAKGWVQPQPPERLTGKTVAVVGSGPAGLAAAQQLTRAGHTVAVFERDDRIGGLLRYGIPDFKMEKGQLDARLRQMQEEGTRFRAGVEIGRDISWDDLRARYDAVVLATGSTMPRDLAIPGRDHEGIHFAMEYLVESNRAVAGDAVPNQITAQGKHVVVIGGGDTGADCIGTAHRQGALSVTNLAIGRQPGDSRPDHQPWPMMPTVFEVQSAHEEGGERRYLASTVEFLANDAGEVRAVRVAETEFVNGQRVPRSGTEHEIPADLVLIAMGFTGPEQETFTENSRPAMTSRGAIERDDDYATSLPGVFVAGDAGRGQSLIVWAIAEGRAAAAQVDRFLMGETVLAAPVRASEVAIGLPSA, encoded by the coding sequence GTGGCTGATCCCAAAGGCTTCATGAAGACAACCGAGCGCGAACTGCCCGCGCGTCGCCCCGTGCCCGTTCGCATCCTCGATTGGAAAGAGGTGTACCAGCCGGGTGATTCTGCGGTGCTTCGGCGCCAGGCGAGCCGCTGCATGGACTGTGGCGTGCCGTTCTGCCACCAGGGATGCCCGCTGGGCAACCTGATCCCGGAGTGGAACGATCTCACCTGGCGCGGCGAAGGCCGTGCCGCGATCGAGCGCCTGCACGCGACGAACAACTTCCCGGAGTTCACGGGGCGTCTGTGCCCCGCGCCCTGTGAGAGCGCCTGCGTGCTGGGCATCAACCAGCCTGCGGTCACGATCAAGCAGATCGAGGTGTCGATCATTGACGAGGCGTTCGCGAAGGGCTGGGTGCAGCCGCAGCCGCCGGAGCGCCTGACCGGCAAGACCGTCGCCGTCGTCGGCTCCGGGCCTGCCGGCCTTGCAGCCGCACAGCAGTTGACCCGCGCCGGGCACACCGTCGCCGTGTTCGAGCGGGATGACCGCATCGGCGGTCTGCTGCGCTATGGCATCCCCGACTTCAAGATGGAGAAGGGGCAGCTTGACGCGCGTCTTCGCCAGATGCAGGAGGAGGGGACGCGCTTCCGGGCCGGCGTCGAGATCGGTCGCGACATCAGCTGGGACGACCTGCGCGCGCGGTACGACGCCGTCGTGCTCGCCACCGGATCCACGATGCCGCGCGACCTCGCGATCCCGGGCCGTGATCATGAGGGCATCCACTTCGCGATGGAGTACCTGGTCGAGTCGAACCGGGCAGTCGCCGGTGACGCTGTTCCGAACCAGATCACCGCTCAGGGCAAGCATGTCGTCGTGATCGGCGGCGGCGACACCGGTGCCGACTGCATCGGCACCGCGCATCGCCAGGGCGCATTGAGCGTGACGAACCTGGCGATCGGACGCCAGCCCGGCGACTCGCGCCCGGATCACCAGCCGTGGCCCATGATGCCGACGGTGTTCGAGGTCCAGTCCGCACACGAGGAGGGCGGCGAACGCCGGTACCTCGCGTCGACCGTGGAGTTCCTCGCGAACGACGCGGGCGAAGTCCGGGCCGTCCGCGTCGCCGAGACCGAGTTCGTGAACGGGCAGCGTGTGCCGCGTAGCGGAACGGAGCACGAGATCCCCGCAGACCTCGTCCTCATCGCGATGGGCTTCACCGGGCCCGAGCAGGAGACGTTCACCGAGAATTCACGCCCTGCGATGACCTCGCGGGGCGCAATCGAGCGCGACGACGACTACGCCACGAGCCTTCCCGGCGTGTTCGTCGCGGGCGATGCGGGGCGTGGTCAGTCGCTCATCGTGTGGGCGATCGCCGAAGGGCGCGCTGCTGCGGCGCAGGTGGATCGGTTCCTCATGGGAGAAACGGTCCTTGCCGCTCCGGTGCGCGCGTCCGAAGTCGCTATTGGCCTGCCATCCGCGTAG